The Ornithodoros turicata isolate Travis chromosome 7, ASM3712646v1, whole genome shotgun sequence genome includes a region encoding these proteins:
- the LOC135399782 gene encoding adult-specific rigid cuticular protein 15.5-like, which yields MQVLLLLILAAVGPCLVSAAPVGDQDEPKSTFVEDEFGNYQMSYDWSNEEGGAFQREVGDVTGKKVGAYGLRYGDGTVRVVSYIADEEGFRASIYTNEPGTVPSSPAHAIFLTPAQRDHSVSTATSYSAAAFPTFPDVPAAFYAAAGFESQRIRSKSS from the exons ATGCAG GTCCTCCTGTTGCTAATTCTAGCCGCTGTAGGACCATGTCTTGTGTCCGCAGCACCTGTAGGTGACCAGGATGAACCAAAATCAACGTTTGTGGAAGAT GAATTCGGCAACTACCAGATGAGCTACGACTGGAGCAACGAGGAGGGCGGAGCGTTCCAACGTGAAGTTGGAGACGTTACGGGGAAGAAGGTTGGCGCTTACGGACTGAGGTACGGCGACGGCACGGTGCGTGTCGTCAGTTACATTGCAGACGAAGAAGGATTTCGAGCCAGCATCTACACCAACGAGCCTGGCACGGTCCCGTCTTCCCCGGCGCACGCTATCTTTTTGACACCAGCTCAACGCGACCACTCAGTCTCTACCGCCACATCGTATTCCGCCGCTGCTTTCCCCACCTTTCCCGATGTTCCAGCAGCGTTTTATGCAGCTGCAGGATTTGAGTCTCAGAGGATTCGATCGAAATCGAGCTAG